The Neovison vison isolate M4711 chromosome 10, ASM_NN_V1, whole genome shotgun sequence genome has a segment encoding these proteins:
- the FAM177B gene encoding protein FAM177B, whose protein sequence is MEEGNFWESELEKSGSPKGATPKRIIHFVDGDILEEYSTEEEEEEEKKGQKTNSTHDPSTLSWGPYLWFWGGQIASTSLSACEFLGERFATFFGLNQPKYQYVLNEYYKTQIKESDKESEGNGSKTQPAKVPNEKCHLEAGGQEYGTRRQDIVQGVPQRSVSSREGVAADFSP, encoded by the exons atggaaGAAGGCAACTTCTGGGAGTCCGAATTAGAGAAGAGTGGATCTCCCAAAGGAGCTACTCCCAAAAGAATTATCCATTTCGTTGATGGAGACATCCTGGAAGAGTATagcacagaggaggaggaagaggaagaaaaaaagggacagaaaacaaATTCAACACATGATCC gtcTACCCTTTCATGGGGGCCCTATCTATGGTTTTGGGGAGGCCAAATAGCAAGCACCTCATTGTCTG CATGTGAATTCCTTGGTGAAAGATTTGCTACCTTCTTTGGTCTTAATCAACCCAAATATCAGTATGTGTTGAATGAGTACTATAAGACACAAATTAAG GAAAGTGACAAGGAAAGTGAAGGGAATGGATCTAAGACCCAGCCAGCCAAGGTTCCTAATGAAAAGTGTCACCTGGAGGCTGGAGGCCAAGAGTATGGAACCAGACGACAGGATATTGTCCAGGGTGTTCCTCAGCGGAGTGTCTCATCCAGGGAAGGCGTGGCTGCAGATTTCAGCCCATAA
- the BROX gene encoding BRO1 domain-containing protein BROX gives MTHWFHRNPLKATAPVTFNYYGVAAGPAASKICSDLRSSRARLLELFTDLSCTPEMMKNASDSYFSLLQGFINSLDESTQESKLRYIQNFKWTDTLQGQVPSAQQDAVFELISMGFNVALWYTKYASRLAGKENITEDEAKEVHRSLKIAAGIFKHLKESHIPKLITPAEKGRDLEARLLEAYVVQCQAEAQEVTIARAIELKHAPGLIAALAYETANFYQKADHTLSSLEPAYSAKWRKYLHLKMCFYTAYAYCYHGQTLLASDKCGEAIRSLQEAEKFYAKAEALCKEYGETKGPGPTVKPSGHLFFRKLGNLVKNTLEKCQRENGFIYFQKIPTEAPQLELKANYGLVEPVPFEFPPTSAQWTPDTLAAFDLTKRPKDDNTKPKPEEVVKPVKEPDIKPQKDTGCYIS, from the exons ATGACACATTGGTTTCATAGGAACCCATTAAAAGCCACAGCTCCTGTCACTTTTAACTACTATGGTGTAGCCGCTGGCCCTGCTGCTTCAAAAATTTGCAG TGACTTGAGATCATCCAGAGCACGACTGCTTGAACTCTTCACTGATCTGAGCTGTACTCCAGAAATGATGAAGAATGCATCAGAttcctatttttcacttttacaaG GTTTCATAAATTCATTGGATGAATCTACCCAAGAAAGCAAGTTACGATATATTCAAAATTTCAAGTGGACTGATACATTACAGGGGCAGGTTCCAAG TGCCCAGCAGGATGCTGTTTTTGAATTAATTTCCATGGGATTTAATGTAGCTTTATGGTATACCAAATATGCTTCTAGACTGGctggaaaagaaaa CATAACAGAAGATGAAGCGAAAGAAGTCCATCGAAGCCTAAAAATTGCTGCGgggatttttaaacatttaaag gaaAGTCATATCCCAAAGCTTATTACACCTGCAGAAAAGGGGAGGGATTTAGAGGCACGACTGCTAGAAGCTTATGTTGTCCAGTGTCAGGCTGAAGCTCAAGAAG TAACCATTGCTCGAGCAATTGAACTGAAGCACGCTCCTGGACTGATTGCTGCACTGGCATATGAAACTGCCAACTTCTATCAAAAAGCTG ATCATACTTTATCCAGTTTGGAGCCTGCGTATTCTGCTAAATGGAGAAAGTATCTTCACTTGAAAATGTGTTTCTACACAGCTTAT GCTTACTGTTATCATGGTCAGACTTTGTTGGCTAGCGATAAATGTGGTGAAGCAATCAGGTCCCtccaagaagcagaaaaat TTTATGCCAAGGCAGAAGCATTGTGCAAAGAATATGGAGAAACCAAAGGACCCGGCCCAACGGTCAAACCTTCAGGACACCTATTCTTCAGGAAACTTGGAAATCTTGTGAAGAACACCCTAGAGAAATGTCAGAGAGAAAATGGATTCAT TTACTTTCAAAAAATTCCAACCGAAGCTCCACAACTGGAACTCAAAGCAAATTACGGTCTCGTAGAGCCTGTACCTTTCGAATTTCCTCCTACAAGTGCACAGTGGACACCAGACACGCTGGCCGCATTTGATCTCACCAAAAGACCCAAGGATGACAAT aCCAAACCCAAACCAGAAGAAGTGGTGAAGCCTGTGAAAGAACCAGATATCAAACCTCAGAAGGACACGGGATGCTATATCTCCTAA